The segment ctttaaaaaggatattttaatttgtcaaatatatgtagatgatattatttttggaacatctaatgctacacttggaaaggagtttgctgagtctatgcaggctgagtttgaaatgagcatgatgggagaactcaagtacttccttggaatacaaataaatcaaacatcagaaggaacgtatgttcaccaaaccaagtatgtgaaggaacttctgaagaagtttaatcttctagactgcaaagaagccaaaactcctatgcatccaacatgcatcctaggtaaggatgaggtaagtaagaaggtagatcagaagttatacagaggtatgattggatctcttctatatttgactgcttctagacctgacattctgttcagtgtttgtttgtgtgctagattccaatcagatcctagagaatctcatttaactgctgttaagagaattctaaggtatctgaaaggtactactaatgttggcttagtttacagaaaatctaaagaatacaacttagtaggattctgcgatgctgactatgctggggacagaattgaaagaaagagtacttcaggaagttgccaatttcttggaagtcatttgatctcctggtatagcaagaagcaagcaactattgctctatcaacaacagaagcagaatacgtcgctgctgctggttgcagtacacagatgctctggatgaagagtcagttagaagattatcagatatatgagagtaacattcctatattctgtgataatacttctgctatatgtttatctaagaatcctattcttcattcaaaggctaaacatattgagattaaacatcatttcataagggactatgttcagaagggtgttatatcgttaaactttgtggatacagaccatcaatgggctgatatctttacaaaacccctggctgaagataggtttaagttcattctgaagaacatcagtatggatttatgcccagaatgagaagatgagaagttcttacgtatgagtatcttctgaaatgaatgtggatttctttttaaatcagaagttctgattgaaatcttttagaaattatgattcggttattactaacgtttcattgtctaagttgatttagaacctcttttaaagcaaaatagctgtaacgttttatctcgggatggtaaacctgtcgttactattcatggataagcgcgcgtgcagttgaagggacgccgaccataggtaactgtgctagtcacctcatttgtctttattatctctcctcatgtcacgcaacattaaatgctattcatcatttgtttcattttattttcttttaaatactcttcaaacgcttctctttccctcttatatttttctctattacactctgtctctgtttgttcttctctatctctttgcattcctcatcaagtttttttctctctctctcctgtttgttttctcttgctcaaacaaagttttttttataaaatcctagttcaaacctatgactcaaaggcggcagatctctgcatatctcgggatggctctcctaatacctctcaagtcagacctcttctttgatgttgttatcaactttcacccaaagacagaagactttcttgagttatgggaagaggttaagaatgatattcttaacttctatgttaagagaaagccccgtttgcaacagtagctctctgtctgtgaactgtccctctcttcctctttggtctctggaatctctcctacagtggaggttctagtctggaagacaagaagaccaccgggattcttgatgggatgacacagaatgtgtcttgctagggttttgtttttaatttttgtagtcatttcctcttgggatgactttttatgtatttgctaggaatgtttctcatcttgttaaacataggaaccttttgtaatatcttttgattatcaatgaaaagtttctttgcttttacattccagtgattttatttgtcgttttattcatatGAATCTTTtgaaacattctttttgatgttatgacaaaaagggggagaagataaatgataaatgatttgattaaatctatcagttgctgggtaaagctcccacacatttactaacaagaactgcaagttctatatggtttaagtgttttgcaggtataaagaagtgaagagaatcttcaaagcaaacacaagaagcaaaaccataagaagtgttattctgtaaaaagaataagctcatggaaactgaagcaagctgagtgctgtcaagcttcagaaatcagaagcaagaaagaagaatgaatcagaagcactgataatagaatttgatccatatttgtctatttgctttgacaaaattctattcgctctgatacattatttcagcctatatggctctgatacatatcatgtgttctaatatacattttatgttctgactcgttcatgctgacttttgtcgtttagtttttgttctgtaacatttcaggatgtagagatgctctgatgatgctctggtacattcaacaatgttctgatacaaatctagcatgaagtgatgttggtagaaattcaaagctctgaagctatccgagggaagcagaaatcagaagctgtgaatgttctaaagatccagaaaactcaagttctgaagctgtcctaaatggaagcagaaatcagaagctgtgaatgttcagaagatcaaagaaattcaagttctgaagctgtcctagatggaagcaaaagtcagaagctgtgaatgttcagaagatcaaagaaattcaagttctgaagctgtcctagatggaagcagaagtcagaagccgtgaatgttcagaagatcaaagaaattcaagttctgaagctgtcctagatggaagcaggaatcagaagctgtgagtgttctagggatctaaagaaattctagttctgaagctgtccaatggaagcagaagtcagaagctatgaattctctaaagacagaagcttatgtgatcgtctctaccgaaataatcagggaagtcttttattaaagttcttcgagtatttatttcagggggagattatttatctcagggggagattgttaatctcagggggagacatattcatatgcttatgctatagctgtgtaatttgtcttttgccgtctgctctttctgatcgcaaattcatatcatttatatatgtttttgtcatcatcaaaaagggggagattgttagaacaagatttgttctgatcaattatcttagttttgatgataacaataatatgaattttgcttaagataatatggtactctaatccaatgcaatttccttttcaggaaatatataaagagtatgcataattcagcgctcagaagctttgtctcaaagggttcagcatgcaacatcaaaatatggtctggcaagacatcagaagatggtcgaagcagaatcagaacatgggtctatggaagcatcagaagaacatgagatcagaagcactgaagttttgatggtatcacgctcagaagcacttcaaggtcagaagatcagaagatgctgtgcaccaagctgtttgactctgatgatattcaaacgttgtattcacaaacatcagatcagaaggaagtacaagtggcaagctacgctgactgacaaaaggaacgttaaaagctattaaaggctacgtcagtagacacagcgtgaacaaggctcgaggtagttgacaaaagcgtataacattaaatgcgatgctgtacggaacacgcaaagcattaaatgcactcaacggtcatcttctccaacgcctataaatatgaagttctgatgagaagcaaggttgacgatttgcaaaacaattaacttgctgaaacgctgttcaaattcaaagctcagaaacttcatcttcaatcaaagctcactacattgctgttgtaatatattagtgagattaagcttaaacgttaagagaaatatcacagtttgtgatcatagcttttaagaagcaattgtaatactcttagaattgattacattaagttgtaaggaactagagtgatcgtgtggatcagaatactctaggaagtcttagaggttatctaagcaggttgtaactagagtgatcgtgtggatcagaatactctagaaaagtcttagagggtatctaagcagttgttcctggagtgatcagtgtgtgatcaaaagactctggaagacttagttgctgactaagtggataaccattgtaatccgtgcgattagtggattaaatcctcagttgaggtaaatcatctctgcgggggtggactggagtagtttagttaacaacgaaccaggataaaaataactgtgcaatttatttttatctgtcaagtttttaaagctacacttattcaaaccctccctttctaagtgtttttctatccttcacggtTGAACCGCCAACTCTAGGAGACTCTtcaattttggattttttgttgCTTTTGTTAGGTGATGAAACAGAATCAACACTTCGTTGGGTATTCTTAGCTTTGTTTTGGGATTGATCAGGATTCTAAAAAGTTGTATTAATTAAGGTtagtgataaaataataaaacaaaattgcGACCAAGCAAGTTGATAATAGGTAATTTACCTTTTCACATTCAGCAACAAATTCAAGAAGTTTCATTGGCCGTGGCACAATTGTTCCTATTCCATGACAAACCATCGATACATCTCCACCATCAACAGATATCGGCAACGGAGCATTTGGCACAATAGCAACTTCGATATTAACCTTGACATATCCAGGTGGTAACGTCATGCCCTGCACTGTGTTACCTTTGGTGTTATATAGTTTGTCACGAGCAACCAAACACCGACTCGGCgatgataaatatatattaacaGGAAAGAGACCCTAAACCAAAGAGATATGaataaaaacattaatatatttatttacaaaacaAACATATATGAATTCTAAACATTAATAAAACAGATTAACCATCATTGAGAAACTGTAAGCTCTTTCCTCAATTCTTTTCTCAATATGAACATAACATCTTTTAAGATAATGCTTAGAAATTGCATCCTAGCATCACTGTTCACATCCTTAACTACTTAAGCCAATCTTACCATACCTAACATAACATTTATAATAGAAATTCATAGTACGAATACCAGCATAGCTTCACTACATTTGCACTCTTTTAATATAATGTACATACATGTTAATAAATACACGTGTAATAGTTGGATGTCAACTCTACTACCATAAGTTACAAACTGTTTCATTCTAAATTTTCAATCTAACTCGAGCTTAACTTAATCTTTCTAACATAATTTTTTGTCACCTTAAGCTTACCTTCAGCCTCTCATTGAATTTAACTAAGGCTGGTCATATATCATAGAATGCTCTTCCATTCACTAAATATAACAACAAGACTCATTCCTTCCATTTCATGGGTGATTAAACATCTGTTCACAATAGTAATTTATTCAAAAACAAGCAGAAAACACAAACATTATGTGTTTACCAAGTAACTAAATTTCCAagtaaggttttcaaaggttctcaATATGAACTTGTAAGGTATGTATGAAATGTGATCAATTCATAATGAAATCATTTACCAGATAACTTCGTAACATATAATACAAATTATTTAAAGAAATCATTTACCTCGGGAATATTTCCAAATGATCCAGGGTTGCAAGAACCTTTATCACTTGGTTCTTGCCTTTGTGTCCCTTTTTCACGCTGCTTCAAGTTCTTTGACACTTGTTGAGATTTTGTCTTTCTGCCactttttcaagttgttgactttcTTCCACTTTTTCAAGTTGTTGCAAGCTCTGTGCCACTTTTTCAGGTTGTTCTTTCTCAACCACTTCTTCAGTTTTTTGCCTCTCTATCTTTTCTCTATCCAACTTATCTCTCTCCAACTTCTCTCTCTCTAGCACCTCCAATCTACTTTTGAGTGTGTTGCAAAAGCCATACAATTTTTGAAAGTCCATTTGTGTGGGGCGAATTTGGCGTGGAAATATGTCCTTAGAACATACCCCAAAACCGTAACTCCTAACACGCCCAGAATAGTTTGGGAGATTTAGAGCCTCAAATAATATGTCCGTAGGACCAATGTCTTGTCTCTCTTCTTCTGTCAGAGCTTCTGTTAACTTCTCCTGACATCGATAAATATAAAAGACATGAAATTGATGCAAAACAAAATAATGAAGTCTGGAAATTAAATGGGACACATCAACTCATATAAAACTTCAATTATCGACCACTTATATATTTAGTACATTCAATAAATATTAACATTCGACTTACACATTGATCCACAACTCTTTGAACATTCTCATTATCAATCACCCCATCCTTATTGACGCGGGCAGCTTTCCACACTTGAGAACGATTTATCTCATCAACTCCCGACTCTTCTACCTATATATACATTTTGACAAATTAACAtagcaattaaaaaaataatttataatcttGTACACTAATTTTATACACATAATTACCATATCAGCTTCAAGACGAGCACACCCTAGACGTGACTTTCTATAGGGATGTTGAGGATTCGACGCTCTTTCTCGATTTTCACAACTCACTTTCTGCATTATTTAAACCAAAGAGATATGAATAAAAGATGTATTGTATACTAGATAAATTCATAACATATAATACAAATTATTTAAAGTTCCTGTAATACAAATAATAATACAACCATGATATTCTTGGTTCTTTAAAGGAATATTTAAAAGGCACACTTGGTCTTCATAAGGAAAAAATAAACTAGTGTCGTTTTTTAATTACAATAACAATTTTTTCATTGATTGACTGTGATCAATGAGATGTACACTagtcatatttgtcaaaaaaaaatgaGGTTTGTATAACTTAGTTGTTTCTATCACATTTATTAAACATCAGCAGTAACTTCTATATAAGAACATGAAGGAAAAGCTTAGCCTTTTAATAATAAAACTTGAAGATATTTAGAAGACAACTCAAACTAGTATCTCATATTTCCCACATTGGAAGAGTCAAATCCACCATTTAATTTAACGTAAATGACACTGCTTTTCAAAAACAGAACGAGTAGTGGCAGTAGTGATGAAAAAGAATAAAGAATCATCCGGTAAAAAACATCCACCTGTAATAATTGATATGTTTAACCAATAAAGACATTTCTTTATGGTCTCTCAACAGTTCAGACTTAACTTTCATATCATATAGCAAAGTGTTAACATCGATATGAAAATTTGTATGCATAATGGATAGAGATAAAGAATGACAAACTATATTACCTGAAACTTTTCAGTCATACGTTGAGCTACAAATTTATCCCAATCCTCTTGTTTTATACAGTAAGAATATTTCGCGGGTCGATGTTTAACAAAACCACCATTACTATCTCTTAGATAGGACTTTGCCATTTTTGTCCTGAATGCCCTGTGCAACTTTCCagcttatttatatataaatgcaCGATGTTCTTCGCCAATTACAAAAGCTTTCGGCAAATAGTTCAATTTATTAAACACGGTTCAATTTATTTAAACATCCAAAAAGATAGATTTACGGAATTAAAATTTTACAACAAGTTTGAGTTAGTGTGTTACTTCAATTTCATCCCAAATGTTTTGCTTATAAACCCCTATagcctctttatttttttttgcacTCCAACTGTCCAAACTAATTGAAACTAACCGACGAACTGTGATACCAATATAACTAGCAAAACTCTTGCTATTATGCTTGATTGGTTGACCCCTTGCATTCCATTGAACCTATAACAAAGTTAAAGTGCAGATAAAGTATCAACAATCTCACGAATATTCTAAAAGAATCAACGGTCTCACAAAACTCTTTCTATTTTACCTCAATCCTCTTTCCATTGCTTTTGGCTTTGTGAATTGTTTGCAATCGGGTCACACCACGTTTACCAACTGTTTTTGAACTAGACGATCCACTTTCATCATTAGTAACAACCATATTTAACCTGTAAAAAGTGTAAAAATATTAGATTTGTGGCTGTGCTTACATTGTTTCATTCAATAAAGGAGATACAATAGTCATCcaatataaaacaacaaaaactattgACAACTACTACAAATGTCAGTAACATAAAACATAAAGTATGCTTCTTAAACAACATTTCATTCATTTACATTTAAGACAATTTTCAAGCGATGCGACAAAAACATGGGATGACACTTAGATTAATAAACCATACAAGATCATGACTTCCTTTTCCTCTTCCTTGTAATTCGATTCCTACTTTTGTTTTTTCTAGTTACATAAAATGATGGATTGATCCAAATCCCATCATTGTGATCGTTTCTCATATAAAGAGTATCATCTATAATTGATTCATCCTCAAGGGATTGCGATGTATTAAAGAAAGGATCATCCTCAACGTCTATACTTTGAGTGTGGTGATCATTTATTTTGTTACTTAGAAACACAATAGACCACTTTTCATCGGCGGGATCAGTGACATAGAATACTTGGTGAGCTTGTGATGCTAAAATAAAAGGCTCGTCTTTATAACCCACTTTATTAAGATCGACCTTCATGAACCCAGGGTCAACTTGAAGGCCATTGTTGTtgtcaacccacttgcaaccaaacaTGGGAACTTGAAAGCATGAGTAATCCAACTCCCAAATACGTTCAAtgaccccaaaatatgacaatttGGAAAATGCAGGATTTCTGTCTTTGGAACTTGAGATATGCACAGATTCAGCTATGAGTGTGACACCGCTATTTTGCATAGTGCTTTGGTGATcatgttctttggtataaaatgtatACTTATTAATTATATAACCAGAGTACGATAGAACATTTGAATTAGGACCATTTGCTAACCATCTCAATCTTTCTGAAATTGAATAAGGATTTTTGGCAATTTCtgaaaaaatatgttcttttaGCCATGATATGAAACTTTGATTATGCTCTCTTGTTAACCAATTTTCACTCCTGTTAGGGTTCAAACTTTGAAGGATTTCCTTGTGCTTTTCAACATATGGCTCAACCTCATCAGCATTGTGTAATACATACAAATGTGCTTGTTCCAATTCGATGTCTGACATGGTCACTAGTTTACTTGCACCAATCCCTTCCCCTGTTGTTTTTCCAGAGTGTCGTGACATTGGAAGCCCTATGGACTCAACATTAGAGAGGTATTCATTACCAAACTCAATAGCTTCTTCAACTAAATATCGTTCAACAATACAACCCTCTGGTCGACTTCGATTCTTCACATACCCTTTTATTATCTTCATGTAACGCTCAATCGGGTACATCCACCTCATATAAGCCGGTCCACAATATTGTGTTTCCATGATAAGATGGACGgttagatgaaccattatgtcaaaaaatgaGGGTGGAAAATATATCTCAAGTTCACATAATGTGACAACAATTTCCTTTTGTAATATCGGCAACTTCTCAGGGTCAATAACTTTGCTACAAATGGCTTTGAAGAAAAAACAAAGTTTAGTTATGGTCCATCGCACATTTTCAGGTAAAATGGAACGTATAGCTACTGGAAGAAAGTTCTCCATTaaaacatgacaatcatgagacTTTAAACCCTTCAATTTGAGATCTTTCATAGATACCACACTCTTAATGTTTGATGAGTAGCCCTCTGAAACTTTAATGTTATGAAGAACCTTACACAagatctttttctcttttcttgacAGAGTATGAGCTGCTGGAGGTAGAAATGTACGCTTACCCTCCCTCTTAACTGGCTGCAATTCATTTCTTATTCCCATACTTTGCAGGTCTAACCTTGCCTTCAGGCCATCCTTTGACTTTCCTGGAAGATTGAGTAATGTACCAACGACActttcaaaaacatttttttcaatatgcatcaCATCGAGAAAATGTCTAacatacaacgacttccaatatggcaattcaaagaaaattgacttttTTTTCCATCCTCCCGTGACAAGTTCACTTGAAAAAGGCTTTCCAAAATTAGTGCTCAAAAGCTTTACCTTTTGGTATAATTGATCACCCGTCAAAGGCAAAGGAGCTCTTTTTTCTTCTGATTTACCATTAAATGCTTTTCTCAATTTTCGAAAACGATGGTTGGTATTTAAGAATCTACGGTGTCCAAGAAATACATTTTTCATACAGTGATCCAACCGTATTGAATGTGTATTATCTTCACATAAGGGGCATGCAAGCTGTCCTTTGACACTGTAACCTGATAGATTTCCATATGCGGGAAAATCATTGATTGTTCCAAATAACATAGCCCTCAATTTGAAGGATTCCTTTTTATACTCATCATATACCTCTACACCTGTCTCCCACATATGcttcaaatcttcaatcaatGGAGCCAAGTATAAGTCTATATCATTTCCTGGTTGCTTAGGCCCTGAAATTAACATAGTCAACATCGTGTACTTGCGCTTCATGCATAGCcatggaggtaggttataaatcaacAAAATCACTGGCAAAGAAGTAATTTTACTACTCTGAATACCATGAGGGTTTATTCCGTCAGTAGACAATGCGAGACGTAGGTTTCTTTCTTCCTGCCCAAAATCTGGGTAATCATGATCAATTTTTGCCCATTGAGGAGAATCTGCAGGATGTCGGAGCATTCCATCAACAACCCTTTCATTTGCATGCCATGTTAAGTTCTTTGCATCTTCCTCATTACGATACATGCGCCTAAATCTTGGTATTATCGAAAAATACCATAGCATTTTGGCTGGAGCTGTTTCTTTCTTCTTATATCGTGGGGCATTACATTTAGGACACATATTTAATGATGCATACTCATTACGAAATAAGATGCAATCATTTGGACAAGCATGTATCTTCTCATAACTCATGCCAATAGAACATAATAATCGTTTAGCCTCATAGGTTCGACTAGGGAGCACATTATTCTTAGGCAAAATCTCACTTAACAAAGTCAACAAGTCTGTGAAACTCCTATCAGACCATCCATGGCGTGCTTTTAAGTTATACAATTTTAAGACCGTAGACAATCTTGTAAATTTAGTACATCCTTCGTACAATGGAGTCTCTGCATCACTTACTAGTCTCTCAAACATTTGAGGACAATCACGAAGATCTTCTTCAATTACATTCACAAAATCTTCAACTCTATCAAACTCAGTATTCGTATCTTTTTCAAAATCATTTGATGTATCTCTCCCACTGCTCCTCATTGTTGACTTGGTATTCTTTTCCCCGTGCATtatccaacatgtataacttttGTCAATTCCATTACATATTAAGTGATCTTCCAAAACATTTGCACTGACATCCGTATAACAACATTCTAAGCAAGGGCATATGATTTTACTAGTGTCTACGGCATGAGCGATAGCAAATCCAACAAACTCTTGAACCTCGTCTTCGTATTCTTTTGACGCTCGATTGGCAGACATCCATTTCCGATCCATATTTCCTAACAAGTAACATACATAACTAGTTAACAACTGGTTCTAACAACCAAATTGGGTTCTACCTACGAATTATATACCCAATTTCAAGGTCTTAGTCCTataaggatatatatatatatatatatatatatatatatatatatatatatatatatatatatatatatatataaacaaatcaaatctaaattaatattaaattccaATCAGCAATCTAATTAATAACAAAATAGATaactattaaaatttatatatgcaattaaaataaatttagtttgattttaaaataataataaaatctgaTCAAGGCAATTTtcggaaaaataaaaatattttgtataactCAATTTTTAACAAGTATACATAACATTTGTATAAAGGTTAGTATTTTACTACTACTATCAGCACACCAATTTGATCatgttatatatataaataccAACATCACACATATGTTAAGCGCGCACActcatatctatatatatatatatatatatatatatatatatatatatatatatatatatatatatatatatatatatatatatatatatatatatatatatatatatatatagatatataaacCTACCTAAAAAGGTGCAGTAAAGTAAGACATGGCAGTAACAGTTAGCTTTGAAAGTTTGAAAGAATCTACCATTCTCAATACTAGTCATACATTTCACTAATTCAACTATAAGAACTCTAAAGGTCACTCCTATCTTTTCCATTCTATTTTTATACTGATAAGTGCCAAACTACTACTTTGTTTCATCTTGCTTCAAGTTCAACTTGTTAACTATTCGGTTGgcctattttaattaaattaaggtTGGCTAGGAAACTACTTTGGTATCATGTCGGAGGTATGGCCTCATAATCACATGATGATGAATGGAACTTATAGGCCTATTACATTTATTAATTGAAAAGTCGGTAGTACCCATGTCAAAgagtttctcttctttttttcttctctaGAGTAAGTCTTAAACTCATGTTTTCTTGATAAATTGGATAGACTAATGTCTAAAGTCGGAGAAGGCTATGACTAtctacaaatattttatttaaaaaattcaataacaGTGTTGcgtgtttaaaaataaattaaaaaactaactTTTCTTTGCTCAAGATCACTCAATAAGAAAGGATGCTGTTAAAAGTTTACAAGTTCCTGATAATCTTTGTTTCAGTTACAAGTTTACAAACCCTTTGAAAACAATTTTCTTTCATACATTGTAAAGATAATGTTATCAAACTTGCCATGTTTGGTCTCCTATCTTTAAAGGGCATATACACGAATAATATTGTGTTGAAAAATCTCCAACCAAATAGGGCAGTTGAAAGAAAACAGCAATGCATCTTAAATGTAGTTAGATCTTTATCCGTTTATTCTCACATTCCTTTAATTATATGGAAATTTAGTGGCCAACATAGTCCATATCATAGTAGACTTCTTAACTCTCTTTACGGGAAATGATTGGTAACGTCTTCCATGGGTGAGGATATGAAAGAGGAACAGACAATGTCAGAGAAGCTTGCATAGTAACTAAGTATCAAAACCTTTGTATGCGCTCACTAGCACTGTTCTCAAACAGTGCTGGACGAAGCCCTGGTAAGTGGACGAGGGCAGGGGTGTCGGTTACAATCGGAGAGGCTAAGAATGTTCAAGCTTATCTGTCAAGCTTCAAGAGGCGCGAGCATTTAAGAGGAAGAAATAAAGTTGCACTTTTAGATTGTATTGAAACTTTTGCGGATGCCATTGACGATCTTCATAGGTCACTGAATGTGCTCA is part of the Vicia villosa cultivar HV-30 ecotype Madison, WI unplaced genomic scaffold, Vvil1.0 ctg.001290F_1_1, whole genome shotgun sequence genome and harbors:
- the LOC131634402 gene encoding pectinesterase inhibitor 6-like, translating into MAVTVSFERYERGTDNVREACIVTKYQNLCMRSLALFSNSAGRSPGKWTRAGVSVTIGEAKNVQAYLSSFKRREHLRGRNKVALLDCIETFADAIDDLHRSLNVLRRLSRSTFGTQMGDLNTWLSSALTNEYTCLDGFQVKSDKKIKSLQNKVRKVYYVTSNTLALVNKHATTGLGSIFDP
- the LOC131634406 gene encoding uncharacterized protein LOC131634406; its protein translation is MKNVFLGHRRFLNTNHRFRKLRKAFNGKSEEKRAPLPLTGDQLYQKVKLLSTNFGKPFSSELVTGGWKKKSIFFELPYWKSLYVRHFLDVMHIEKNVFESVVGTLLNLPGKSKDGLKARLDLQSMGIRNELQPVKREGKRTFLPPAAHTLSRKEKKILCKVLHNIKVSEGYSSNIKSVVSMKDLKLKGLKSHDCHVLMENFLPVAIRSILPENVRWTITKLCFFFKAICSKVIDPEKLPILQKEIVVTLCELEIYFPPSFFDIMVHLTVHLIMETQYCGPAYMRWMYPIERYMKIIKGYVKNRSRPEGCIVERYLVEEAIEFGNEYLSNVESIGLPMSRHSGKTTGEGIGASKLVTMSDIELEQAHLYVLHNADEVEPYVEKHKEILQSLNPNRSENWLTREHNQSFISWLKEHIFSEIAKNPYSISERLRWLANGPNSNVLSYSGYIINKYTFYTKEHDHQSTMQNSGVTLIAESVHISSSKDRNPAFSKLSYFGVIERIWELDYSCFQVPMFGCKWVDNNNGLQVDPGFMKVDLNKVGYKDEPFILASQAHQVFYVTDPADEKWSIVFLSNKINDHHTQSIDVEDDPFFNTSQSLEDESIIDDTLYMRNDHNDGIWINPSFYVTRKNKSRNRITRKRKRKS
- the LOC131634408 gene encoding uncharacterized protein LOC131634408 encodes the protein MQKVSCENRERASNPQHPYRKSRLGCARLEADMVEESGVDEINRSQVWKAARVNKDGVIDNENVQRVVDQCEKLTEALTEEERQDIGPTDILFEALNLPNYSGRVRSYGFGVCSKDIFPRQIRPTQMDFQKLYGFCNTLKSRLEVLEREKLERDKLDREKIERQKTEEVVEKEQPEKVAQSLQQLEKVEESQQLEKVAERQNLNKCQRT